One Phragmites australis chromosome 23, lpPhrAust1.1, whole genome shotgun sequence DNA window includes the following coding sequences:
- the LOC133906739 gene encoding uncharacterized protein LOC133906739 — MHTQADQPFGEPSRSSSQRDRNPLREYMRTRGSRFLNAIRGLGGCAPQWRGYDQHAMDPSRASHSRWSSHSRRSSSAREEPVRSESRHTSSASARHVSCSGAEAEECTQPPAPEQVTLGSLAPPATMTPPAAASTHQEDVVDYTQQTPCWSDPNAFDWGAAMHATATFTDLLGGQSSHDLNEPGSSHWYQHGEPSAHWTPSEHVLGPSTLPHEDPSAWYMQSRVSGAGYTFGGVPTGQADDDEDDQGHARQGPAQAAGMRATHPPDAYTPGDCVRHRRR, encoded by the coding sequence atgcatacgcaAGCGGATCAACCTTTTGGGGAACCAAGCAGGTCATCATCGCAGAGGGATCGTAACCCTCTCCGGGAGTACATGAGGACAAGAGGATCCCGCTTCCTAaacgctatacgtggtctaggtgggtgtgccccgcaatggagggggtacgaccaacatgccatggacccgtctcgtgcctcccacagcaggtggtcctcccacagcaggcggtcATCCAGTGCTCGTGAGGAACCCGTCCGGTCAGAATCACGACATACATCTTCAGCTTCGGCGCGTCATGTCTCATGTTCCGgtgctgaggccgaggagtgcacgcagcctcctgcgcccgagcaggttacgctgggttcactagcacctccggctacgatgacacctccggcTGCAGCATCTACTCATCAGGAGGACGTTGTTGACTACACGCAGCAAACCCCTTGCTGGAGCGACCCTAATGCTTTTGACTGGGGTGCTGCAATGCATGCGACCGCCACCTTCACTGATCTACTCGGCGGACAGTCCTCCCATGATCTCAATGAACCTGGAAGTTCACATTGGTACCAGCatggcgagccttcggcacactggactccatcggagcacgttctagggccgtccacacttccgcacgaggatccttcggcatggtacatgcagaGCCGAGTAAGCGGggcgggatacacgttcggtggggttcccacagggcaggcagatgatgatgaagacgaccaagggcacgcaaggcaggggcctgcgcaggctgctgggatgagagccacacacccgccagacgcttacacgccTGGAGATTGTGTGAGGCATCGTCGCCGTTGA